From the Molothrus ater isolate BHLD 08-10-18 breed brown headed cowbird chromosome 25, BPBGC_Mater_1.1, whole genome shotgun sequence genome, one window contains:
- the TMCC2 gene encoding transmembrane and coiled-coil domains protein 2 isoform X2, with the protein MELDKGDVTTLNLPAGAGHGDADGPVCLDVPDGTPDPQRTKAAIEHLHQKILKITEQIKIEQEARDDNVAEYLKLANNADKQQASRIKQVFEKKNQKSAQTIAQLHKKLEHYHKKLKEIEQNGPSRQPKDVFRDMHQGLKDVGANVRSSISGFSGGVVEGVKGGLSGLSQATHTAVVSKPREFASLIRNKFGSADNIAHLKDTLDDGHPEEASRALSGSATLVSSPKYGSDDECSSATSGSAGGSNSGAGPGGLGSPKSNTLDSHHNNFDTILEELREIKDSQSHLEDSMEDLKAQLQRDYTYMTQCLQEERYRYERLEEQLNDLTELHQNEMTNLKQELASMEEKVAYQSYERARDIQEAVESCLTRVTKLELQQQQQQVVQLEGVENANARALLGKFINVILALMAVLLVFVSTIANFITPLMKTRMRILSTALLVLFLFFLWKHWDSISYLLEHVLLPS; encoded by the exons aTGGAG cTGGACAAGGGCGACGTGACCACCCTGAACCTGCCGGCGGGCGCCGGGCACGGCGACGCCGACGGCCCCGTGTGCCTGGACGTGCCCGATGGCACCCCCGACCCTCAGCGCACCAAAGCCGCCATCGAGCACCTGCACCAGAAGATCCTCAAGATCACGGAGCAGATCAAGATCGAGCAGGAGGCGCGGGACGACAACGTGGCCGAGTACCTGAAGCTGGCCAACAACGCCGACAAGCAGCAGGCGTCGCGCATCAAGCAGGTGTTCGAGAAGAAGAACCAGAAGTCGGCGCAGACCATCGCGCAGCTGCACAAGAAGCTGGAGCACTACCACAAGAAGCTGAAGGAGATCGAGCAGAACGGCCCCAGCCGCCAGCCCAAGGATGTTTTCCGGGACATGCACCAAGGGCTGAAGGACGTGGGCGCCAACGTCCGCTCCAGCATCAGCGGCTTCAGCGGCGGCGTGGTGGAGGGGGTCAAGGGCGGGCTCTCGGGGCTCTCGCAGGCCACGCACACGGCCGTGGTGTCCAAGCCGCGCGAGTTCGCCAGCCTGATCCGCAACAAGTTCGGCAGCGCCGACAACATCGCGCACCTGAAGGACACGCTGGACGACGGGCACCCCGAGGAGGCCTCGCGCGCGCTGAGCGGCAGCGCCACGCTGGTGTCCAGCCCCAAGTACGGCAGCGATGACGAGTGCTCCAGCGCCACCTCGGGCTCGGCCGGGGGCAGCAACTCAGGGGCAGGGCCCGGCGGCTTGGGGAGCCCCAAGTCCAACACGCTGGACAGCCACCACAACAACTTCGACACCATCCTGGAGGAGCTGCGGGAGATCAAGGACAGCCAGTCGCACCTGGAGGACTCCATGGAGGACCTGAaggcccagctgcagagggattaCACCTACATGACCCAGTGCTTGCAGGAGGAGCGCTACAG GTACGAGcgcctggaggagcagctgaacgACCTGACGGAGCTGCACCAGAACGAGATGACCAACCTGAAGCAGGAGCTGGCCAGCATGGAGGAGAAGGTGGCCTACCAGTCCTACGAGAGGGCTCGGGACATCCAG gaGGCCGTGGAGTCGTGCCTGACGCGGGTGAccaagctggagctgcagcagcagcagcagcaggtggtgCAGCTGGAAGGGGTGGAGAACGCCAACGCCCGGGCCCTGCTGGGCAAGTTCATCAACGTCATCCTGGCCCTGATGGCCGTGCTGCTCGTCTTCGTCTCCACCATCGCCAACTTCATCACGCCGCTCATGAAGACCCGCATGCGCATCCTCAGCACCGCCCTGCTCgtcctcttcctcttcttcctctggaAGCACTGGGACTCCATCAGCTACTTGCTGGAGCAcgtgctgctccccagctga